In the Muricauda sp. MAR_2010_75 genome, one interval contains:
- a CDS encoding DUF6168 family protein, whose product MLKRNLFAQFLLLLLLLLILAFAGHLFVLSRKGLPLYGNLIVRSYVINAILAVIIFGLLFRFRERLKNQIGFLFMAGSLVKFVFFFIFFYPTYISDGDMSGQEFAAFFVPYAIALFLETFYASRMLKILEESSED is encoded by the coding sequence ATGTTAAAACGCAACCTGTTCGCCCAGTTTCTTCTCCTTCTTCTGCTGTTGTTGATTCTTGCTTTTGCAGGGCATTTGTTTGTCTTGTCCAGGAAGGGACTTCCACTTTATGGTAATTTAATTGTGCGCTCCTATGTGATCAATGCCATTTTGGCCGTGATCATTTTTGGATTGCTATTCCGTTTTAGGGAACGCTTGAAGAACCAAATTGGGTTTTTGTTCATGGCCGGAAGTTTGGTGAAGTTTGTGTTTTTCTTCATCTTTTTCTACCCCACTTACATTAGTGATGGGGACATGTCTGGCCAAGAATTCGCTGCTTTTTTTGTCCCGTACGCCATCGCCCTTTTTTTGGAGACTTTTTATGCCTCCAGAATGCTTAAAATTTTGGAGGAATCCTCTGAAGATTAG
- a CDS encoding AtpZ/AtpI family protein — protein sequence MSQQKPPKKKNTFRNAAILTGIGFEMGAIIYLSVQGGKWLDAEYQNEKNIFTVIATLLGVAISIWLVLQQLKRIKY from the coding sequence ATGAGCCAGCAAAAGCCTCCTAAAAAAAAGAACACCTTCAGAAATGCGGCGATCCTAACAGGCATAGGCTTTGAAATGGGGGCCATTATTTATTTGTCCGTCCAAGGCGGAAAATGGTTGGACGCCGAATATCAAAACGAAAAGAATATTTTTACGGTAATTGCCACTTTATTGGGAGTGGCAATTTCTATTTGGCTAGTTTTGCAACAGTTAAAACGTATTAAATATTGA
- a CDS encoding polymer-forming cytoskeletal protein, producing MFSDNKKPRPMNELGGQPNRIEKNTKIKGDITSEADFRIDGKLEGNVKTSGKVVIGKDGYINGKVECVNADIEGKFNGELNVKDLLSLKASAIIEGTVTVAKLAVEPGATFNAACTMGKGATPTTSSSSPAPKLESTKSNEPAKAS from the coding sequence ATGTTTTCTGACAACAAAAAACCCAGACCTATGAATGAACTTGGCGGACAACCCAACAGAATTGAAAAGAACACGAAGATAAAAGGAGACATTACTTCCGAGGCCGATTTTAGAATCGACGGCAAACTGGAAGGCAATGTAAAAACATCTGGTAAAGTGGTCATTGGAAAAGATGGCTACATCAACGGAAAGGTGGAATGTGTAAATGCCGATATCGAAGGAAAATTTAATGGAGAGCTCAACGTAAAGGACTTGCTTTCCTTGAAAGCCTCTGCCATTATTGAAGGCACGGTAACTGTGGCCAAATTGGCGGTAGAGCCGGGAGCTACCTTTAATGCGGCCTGTACCATGGGCAAGGGCGCAACCCCAACCACTTCGTCGTCTTCACCGGCGCCAAAATTGGAGTCTACCAAAAGCAATGAGCCAGCAAAAGCCTCCTAA